One window of Salegentibacter sp. Hel_I_6 genomic DNA carries:
- a CDS encoding AAA family ATPase, whose amino-acid sequence MRLVAVYFQEKMLDHIFGIEHTGQVINLGGKNIYSFTKINQGLELNIKEENTDFIPGFWGDGISLISTIVGANGVGKTSILRAINHQADIRYKPSIQIYETDLFEDSKEIIYIENTTGVKLISGSKAKFTLKDLVPQENMVAKLYYSPVIDYDLTDTRSPIALVNKFDHTLNDYFLETVSRNVFFLKDPIVSTLKEVYEDFPSYDLIWISPKANRKDDFTTIYATANFATPHRGEVLKHEIERDLRGIRDETKKSFSSRELSKTFERYIHLLKSESFIEQFNKLWNLDEYRTTNDQDYIHDSKDFLKDTEITLLSYLLLGAVFPQTGLGAGFELKKILEEEGFAAKLNRFLEFYFINRHQVLYEKIKNDLKGIRIQDYEKIKSIIENDRFSSEAGVNTKDIKRMMIRDLNGFYDILMLFQYLQENLRDRIDSKNRVALIIDSLDEKVFDEFIKKYNKVLEYFSTLPVQVKIFEIIPNKKLSSGEKALLAFYSSLHDYIVRVRKNKNDQYANYLLLLDEPELGYHPLWKKKFVQAIVATLPVLFSQIPVKGNKKRSPNVQVLFSTHDPLTLSDLPNKNIIYLNNPDGKATIVEENNNKKSFGANVSDLLADSFFIKNGLMGDFSKAKIDKTISWLQSESKENGDFHYRLINLIDEPLIKKKLLEMYDRKMETDYHKKFRKKELETLMKRYKDEFGNSDV is encoded by the coding sequence ATGAGATTAGTGGCAGTTTATTTTCAGGAAAAAATGCTAGACCATATATTTGGAATAGAACATACGGGTCAGGTTATTAATTTAGGAGGTAAAAATATTTACAGCTTCACAAAAATAAATCAAGGTTTAGAATTAAATATTAAAGAAGAAAATACAGATTTTATTCCAGGATTTTGGGGGGATGGAATTTCCTTAATATCTACAATAGTAGGAGCCAATGGGGTTGGAAAAACTTCCATTTTAAGAGCCATTAATCATCAAGCAGACATCAGATACAAACCTTCCATACAGATTTATGAAACAGATTTATTTGAAGATAGTAAAGAGATTATCTATATAGAAAATACAACAGGGGTAAAACTTATATCAGGATCTAAAGCCAAATTTACTTTGAAAGATTTGGTTCCACAGGAAAATATGGTGGCAAAACTTTATTATTCTCCTGTGATCGATTATGATTTAACCGATACCAGGTCGCCCATTGCTTTGGTAAATAAATTTGACCACACGCTAAATGATTACTTTTTAGAGACGGTATCAAGAAATGTGTTTTTTCTAAAAGATCCCATTGTTTCAACTTTGAAAGAAGTTTACGAAGATTTTCCGTCCTATGATTTGATCTGGATATCTCCTAAGGCTAATCGAAAAGATGATTTTACAACAATCTATGCAACGGCAAACTTTGCTACCCCGCATCGAGGAGAAGTTCTTAAACACGAAATAGAACGAGACCTTAGAGGCATCCGAGATGAAACTAAAAAAAGTTTTTCATCCAGAGAATTATCAAAAACATTTGAACGATATATTCATCTTTTAAAAAGTGAAAGCTTTATTGAGCAATTCAATAAGCTTTGGAATCTTGATGAATATAGAACAACAAATGATCAGGATTATATTCATGATAGTAAAGATTTTTTAAAGGATACTGAAATAACTCTTCTAAGTTACTTACTCTTGGGAGCTGTTTTTCCACAGACCGGTTTAGGGGCAGGATTTGAATTAAAAAAGATTTTAGAGGAGGAAGGATTTGCTGCCAAATTAAACCGTTTCCTGGAATTTTATTTCATTAATAGGCATCAGGTATTGTATGAAAAAATTAAGAATGATCTGAAAGGTATTCGAATTCAGGATTACGAAAAAATTAAATCGATAATTGAAAATGACAGATTTTCTTCAGAGGCTGGAGTTAATACAAAAGATATTAAAAGAATGATGATCCGTGATCTCAATGGGTTTTATGATATACTAATGCTCTTTCAATATCTTCAGGAAAACTTACGTGATAGAATTGATAGTAAAAATCGAGTGGCTTTGATTATTGATTCACTAGATGAGAAAGTGTTCGATGAATTTATTAAAAAATACAATAAAGTGCTTGAATATTTTTCAACATTACCTGTTCAGGTAAAAATCTTCGAAATTATCCCTAACAAAAAATTATCTTCTGGAGAAAAAGCATTATTGGCATTTTATAGCTCTCTCCATGATTATATTGTGAGAGTTCGGAAAAATAAAAATGATCAGTATGCAAATTATCTTTTGCTTCTAGATGAACCAGAATTAGGTTATCATCCTTTATGGAAGAAGAAGTTTGTACAGGCTATTGTTGCTACTCTTCCAGTTTTATTTAGTCAGATCCCCGTTAAAGGTAATAAAAAGAGATCACCAAACGTACAGGTGTTATTTTCTACTCATGATCCACTAACATTATCTGATCTACCCAATAAAAATATTATTTATTTAAATAATCCAGACGGTAAGGCTACAATTGTAGAAGAAAACAACAATAAAAAGTCATTTGGTGCAAATGTTTCAGATCTTTTAGCTGATTCCTTTTTTATTAAGAACGGGTTAATGGGTGATTTTTCTAAAGCCAAAATAGATAAAACAATTTCTTGGTTACAATCTGAAAGTAAAGAAAACGGGGATTTTCATTATCGCCTGATTAATCTTATTGATGAGCCATTAATTAAGAAAAAATTGTTAGAAATGTATGATCGCAAAATGGAAACAGATTACCACAAGAAGTTTCGAAAAAAGGAATTAGAGACGCTTATGAAAAGATATAAGGATGAATTTGGAAACTCTGATGTATGA
- the hsdR gene encoding type I restriction-modification system endonuclease, with the protein MSKFSFLQNSYPELFKVSILSEKLIHIDPSSSLAKSRLFSEKMAAIIWEFEGLDGFEGTQVDRINQLFYRNIIPEIIKDLFHIIRKSGNRATHHGNSSNKEALFVLKKCFQLSRWFYETYENDYLEPEEYALPVQEEQKSVEKLEEELNLLSEKVKDYQNKIASLNASPEVVEERKERSERVANNLQKSEAETREIIDEKLREAGWECNTEELNHKKNKTLPQKGRNIAIAEWPCAGKWADYALFVGTKLYGIVEAKKYASDISTDLHQSKIYAGCIEEHPEIQLLGTWDNLNVPFLFSTNGRSFLEQLKTKSGIWFLDVRNNRNHAEALRGWFSPKGLVDFFNRDVENANRKLQESEYDYLQSKTGLSLRDYQIDAIKAIEKKIVKQPEEKRALLVMATGTGKTRTVLGLAYRFIKSNRFKRILFLTDRRLLANQAISGFKDNKIENLNTFANVYQIEDLKTNIPDDVTRLHFATVQSMVKRLFYNENDPLPIDTYDCIIIDEAHRGYNLDKEIDEDDLHFKDEQDYVGQYKRVIEYFNAYIIGLTATPALHTKQIFGDPVYSYSYREAVIDGFLVDHEPPYLIKTKLSEEGILWKKGDKPKAYNPESNKIEELAELEDELHIEIEQFNKLVITESFNREIARSLVQELDPEGDEKTLIFAVRDSHADLIVRLLYEEFAAIGVDVPIDAIAKITGNTYDPEDLTKRFKNEKFPTIGVTVDLLTTGIDVPNITNLVFIRRVRSRILFEQMLGRATRLAPDIDKQFFRIYDAVRVYEALEGYTQMKTVSNPQISFKKLVEELDYIETPDRAEKQLQQIIAKLQRKKNKLRDHSLEEFMYLSKGDSPEELIEALKQVEGEQVQRVVTEYSGLWNFLDSKIFQPKFQLVSDHKDEVLGIERGYGKAKKPEDYIEDFRSFIKDNRNKLSALEIICTKPADLDRKSLKELKIALDQEGYNARTLSTAWKSTKNEDIAADIISFIRTMALDTDLVSHEQRIKNAVEKIKMIKNWNKIQLKWIERFEAQLLKETVLTKQDLDKDPFKRDGGYKRLDKIFENNLDQILEELNESLYTA; encoded by the coding sequence ATGTCAAAATTTTCTTTTCTTCAAAACTCATACCCGGAACTATTCAAGGTAAGTATATTATCAGAGAAACTTATTCATATTGACCCCAGTTCTTCATTAGCAAAATCCAGGCTATTTTCCGAAAAAATGGCTGCTATTATTTGGGAATTCGAAGGATTGGATGGATTTGAAGGAACACAGGTAGACAGAATAAATCAACTTTTTTATAGGAATATTATTCCAGAGATTATAAAAGACTTGTTCCATATTATTCGGAAATCAGGGAATAGGGCAACGCACCATGGTAATAGTTCAAATAAGGAAGCGCTCTTTGTTCTGAAAAAATGTTTCCAACTTTCCAGGTGGTTTTATGAAACTTATGAAAACGATTATCTAGAGCCAGAAGAATATGCTTTACCCGTTCAGGAAGAGCAGAAATCGGTTGAAAAACTGGAAGAGGAACTTAACCTCTTATCCGAAAAAGTAAAAGATTATCAAAATAAGATAGCATCTTTAAATGCTTCGCCAGAAGTGGTTGAAGAGCGAAAAGAACGATCGGAGCGTGTTGCAAATAATCTTCAGAAATCAGAAGCAGAAACCAGGGAAATTATAGATGAAAAGCTTCGTGAAGCCGGCTGGGAATGTAACACCGAAGAATTAAACCATAAGAAAAACAAAACCCTTCCTCAAAAAGGAAGGAATATAGCAATTGCAGAATGGCCTTGTGCCGGAAAGTGGGCAGATTATGCCCTTTTTGTTGGAACTAAATTGTATGGAATTGTTGAAGCGAAGAAGTATGCTTCCGATATATCAACAGATCTTCACCAATCTAAAATATATGCTGGATGTATTGAAGAGCATCCGGAGATACAGTTATTGGGCACTTGGGATAACTTAAATGTTCCATTTCTTTTTTCTACTAATGGCCGCTCATTTTTAGAACAACTAAAAACAAAAAGTGGAATTTGGTTTCTGGACGTAAGAAATAACAGGAATCATGCAGAGGCTCTTCGTGGGTGGTTCTCTCCTAAAGGTTTGGTAGATTTTTTTAATCGAGATGTTGAGAATGCAAACAGAAAGCTTCAGGAGAGTGAGTATGATTATTTGCAAAGTAAAACTGGGCTAAGTCTGCGAGATTATCAAATTGATGCAATTAAGGCAATTGAGAAGAAAATTGTAAAACAACCGGAAGAGAAAAGAGCGTTGCTGGTAATGGCTACAGGGACCGGAAAAACCAGAACTGTTTTAGGGCTAGCCTATAGATTTATTAAATCTAATCGATTTAAAAGAATATTATTTTTAACTGACAGAAGATTACTCGCTAATCAGGCAATAAGTGGGTTTAAGGATAACAAAATAGAAAACCTGAACACCTTTGCGAATGTGTACCAGATCGAAGATCTCAAAACGAATATACCCGACGATGTTACCCGCCTTCATTTTGCCACAGTCCAAAGTATGGTAAAAAGACTTTTCTATAATGAAAATGATCCTTTGCCTATTGACACTTATGACTGTATTATTATTGATGAAGCACACAGAGGATACAACCTGGATAAAGAAATTGATGAGGACGATCTTCATTTTAAAGATGAACAAGATTATGTAGGGCAATATAAAAGAGTGATTGAGTATTTCAATGCTTATATTATAGGTCTAACTGCTACCCCTGCCCTTCACACCAAACAAATTTTTGGAGATCCGGTTTATAGTTATTCTTACAGGGAAGCAGTTATAGATGGATTTCTTGTTGACCACGAACCTCCATACCTTATTAAGACAAAATTGAGTGAAGAAGGAATTCTTTGGAAAAAAGGTGATAAACCAAAAGCATACAACCCTGAATCTAATAAAATAGAAGAACTGGCAGAACTGGAGGACGAGCTTCATATTGAAATTGAACAGTTCAATAAACTGGTAATTACAGAATCTTTTAATCGGGAGATTGCAAGAAGCCTGGTGCAGGAACTGGATCCTGAAGGTGATGAAAAAACTTTAATTTTTGCCGTTAGAGATAGCCACGCCGATCTTATTGTGCGATTACTTTATGAAGAATTTGCTGCTATTGGCGTTGATGTACCAATAGATGCAATTGCAAAAATAACCGGAAACACATACGATCCGGAAGATTTAACCAAACGATTTAAAAACGAAAAATTTCCTACTATAGGTGTAACTGTAGATCTGCTTACCACGGGTATAGATGTGCCCAACATTACCAATCTAGTATTTATTAGACGAGTTCGCTCACGTATTTTATTTGAACAAATGCTTGGCCGGGCCACGCGTTTAGCGCCGGACATTGATAAACAATTTTTTAGAATTTACGATGCAGTAAGGGTTTATGAAGCCCTTGAGGGTTATACCCAAATGAAAACGGTTTCCAATCCGCAGATATCTTTTAAAAAGCTGGTGGAGGAGCTGGATTATATCGAAACTCCAGATCGAGCCGAAAAACAATTGCAACAAATCATTGCCAAACTACAGCGAAAAAAGAATAAGTTACGCGATCATAGTCTTGAAGAGTTTATGTATCTATCAAAAGGAGATTCCCCGGAGGAATTAATTGAAGCTCTAAAACAAGTTGAGGGTGAACAGGTACAAAGAGTAGTGACTGAATATTCAGGATTATGGAATTTTCTGGATTCTAAGATCTTTCAACCGAAATTTCAGTTAGTTTCTGACCACAAGGACGAAGTTCTTGGAATTGAAAGAGGTTATGGAAAAGCAAAAAAGCCTGAAGACTATATTGAGGATTTCAGAAGCTTTATTAAGGATAACCGTAATAAACTTTCTGCACTGGAAATTATTTGTACGAAACCGGCTGATCTGGACCGCAAATCCTTAAAGGAATTGAAAATTGCATTAGACCAGGAAGGATATAATGCACGCACCTTGAGCACTGCCTGGAAGTCCACTAAGAATGAAGATATTGCTGCAGATATAATTTCCTTTATTAGAACAATGGCTTTAGACACAGACCTTGTAAGCCACGAACAACGAATAAAAAATGCAGTCGAAAAAATAAAAATGATAAAGAACTGGAATAAAATCCAGCTAAAATGGATAGAACGTTTTGAAGCCCAACTTTTAAAGGAAACGGTTTTAACAAAACAGGATCTGGATAAGGATCCATTTAAAAGAGACGGTGGTTACAAACGTCTCGATAAAATATTTGAAAACAATTTGGATCAAATATTAGAAGAATTAAACGAAAGTCTTTATACTGCTTAA
- a CDS encoding DUF6730 family protein encodes MKKLDEIMELMADEMKDFKTAVLELQKLSEQLEKMSIPISTEALEKNLNTFLIKQHEEKEKTDEILKEIDRKLKHARIIPNYLLILFGIFGILALGSVGYFGYTSKEKVEDNFEVYQTIMESQNKSYKDYFATYPEIHEAYCEWLQGGYQGL; translated from the coding sequence ATGAAAAAACTAGATGAAATTATGGAACTGATGGCCGATGAGATGAAGGATTTCAAAACGGCAGTGCTTGAGCTTCAAAAGCTTTCGGAACAATTAGAAAAGATGAGCATTCCAATTAGCACGGAAGCTTTGGAAAAGAACTTAAACACATTCCTGATAAAGCAGCATGAAGAAAAAGAAAAAACAGATGAAATCCTGAAGGAGATAGACCGGAAATTAAAACACGCTAGGATCATACCCAATTATCTGCTTATCCTTTTCGGGATATTTGGAATTCTTGCACTGGGTTCAGTGGGTTATTTTGGGTATACCTCGAAAGAAAAAGTAGAAGACAATTTTGAAGTTTACCAGACTATTATGGAATCTCAAAATAAATCGTACAAAGATTATTTTGCAACATATCCGGAAATCCACGAGGCGTACTGCGAGTGGCTACAGGGTGGATACCAGGGTTTGTAA
- a CDS encoding GIY-YIG nuclease family protein yields the protein MDNATATFDIVTIRKSVQKLENFHPVLVKHLLEGDQRKEFTRLDKTAGVYAFWWVGDSTLLKKKINEQRYKLKGPANREDLIPIKICKDWLEAATINNRICLYVGKTTNLNQRISGHLRYTVKDIWTDRNGENRTKEPFSFERKPNTVSQLRIGLERIFQDHSLDYIKTHIAISWLELEDNEKVNNAVNRFYIEDKMVADLFPIFNVDVER from the coding sequence ATGGACAACGCTACAGCAACATTTGATATAGTCACTATACGGAAATCCGTTCAAAAATTAGAAAACTTTCATCCCGTGCTAGTCAAACATTTACTGGAGGGAGACCAGCGAAAAGAGTTTACGCGTTTGGACAAAACTGCAGGAGTGTACGCGTTTTGGTGGGTTGGAGATTCAACGCTATTAAAGAAGAAAATAAATGAGCAACGGTACAAATTAAAAGGACCGGCAAACCGGGAAGATTTAATACCAATAAAAATCTGTAAAGATTGGCTGGAAGCCGCTACTATAAATAATAGAATTTGTCTCTATGTCGGAAAAACTACGAATTTAAACCAAAGAATATCTGGCCATTTACGCTATACTGTTAAAGATATTTGGACCGATAGAAATGGTGAAAATAGAACAAAAGAGCCATTTTCATTTGAGAGAAAACCAAATACTGTTAGTCAACTTAGGATTGGCCTGGAACGAATTTTTCAGGATCATTCTCTGGATTATATTAAAACCCACATTGCAATTTCCTGGCTGGAGCTTGAGGATAATGAAAAAGTGAATAATGCTGTTAATAGATTCTATATAGAAGATAAAATGGTGGCAGATCTTTTCCCGATTTTTAATGTTGATGTGGAGAGGTAA
- a CDS encoding DUF433 domain-containing protein, producing the protein MIFENKPQLGFGIYTPAEIAQILRLPYYKVNRWIDKYWDGELGHEFEKRYSWKTENSKAVSFHTLVEFYVMMQLADAGVKTRKVLEAHKELSQLYKTHFPFALKEVLDGINTDGKRIFLNLDDTTITLDGTKQLNLSFIKLFFKKLEFDANNLASKLWPLGKEKSILIDPTRKFGHPILDMKNIYPETIFNHFKAGDPIEYISYVYELTEKEVRDAIEYMDAA; encoded by the coding sequence ATGATCTTCGAAAATAAACCACAGTTAGGATTTGGCATTTATACTCCGGCAGAGATTGCCCAAATACTCCGTTTGCCTTACTATAAAGTAAATAGGTGGATTGATAAATACTGGGACGGAGAACTAGGCCATGAGTTTGAAAAAAGATATTCCTGGAAAACCGAAAACTCTAAAGCTGTTAGTTTTCACACGCTAGTGGAATTTTACGTGATGATGCAATTGGCAGATGCGGGGGTAAAAACTAGAAAAGTACTGGAGGCACATAAAGAACTTTCCCAACTTTATAAAACTCATTTTCCTTTCGCGCTAAAAGAAGTCCTGGATGGAATTAATACAGATGGAAAGCGAATCTTTTTAAACCTGGATGACACCACGATAACCCTAGATGGCACCAAACAATTAAACCTTAGCTTTATTAAACTGTTCTTCAAGAAACTTGAATTTGATGCTAATAACCTGGCATCTAAACTTTGGCCGCTTGGTAAGGAAAAGTCAATTCTTATTGACCCGACAAGAAAATTTGGCCATCCTATCCTTGACATGAAGAACATCTATCCTGAAACCATTTTCAACCATTTCAAGGCAGGTGATCCTATAGAGTATATTTCTTATGTGTATGAACTAACGGAAAAGGAGGTGCGGGATGCGATTGAATATATGGATGCCGCATGA
- a CDS encoding restriction endonuclease subunit S: MEKELPKNWIESKLDKVVTSKKGKKPKTLMDSEFKNSVPYLDIRAFEKNEIRRYADIPSSRIIKENQIGIVWDGARSGWVTKGKYGAVGSTIAILDPIGVNENYLLKFLESKFDFLNTNTRGTGIPHVDPKILWDIDIPLPPLPEQKRIVAKLDKLFEQLDVINNSLEKIPVLLMNFRQQVLTLAVTGKLTKSEVEKKELGSLLIEVKYGTSKKSRPDVEGTPVLRIPNIQDGEIYDEDLKYTKLDKKEFEKVKLLPGDVLIIRSNGSVSLVGKSAIVRKKHENFSYAGYLIRLRCKNFLDPEFLNYSLQSNFLRSQIVNTSRSTSGVNNINSSEIKNLKILLPPIEDQKLIVKKVQELFSNVDGIQQKYNLLKNKIENLPQSILHKAFKGELVPQLENDGDARELLEEIDLQTKNIEKKVSTRRKAMKNFTNEYGVTNEKQNIAAETEKNYKE; encoded by the coding sequence ATGGAAAAAGAATTGCCGAAAAATTGGATTGAATCAAAATTAGATAAGGTAGTTACTTCAAAAAAAGGTAAGAAACCGAAAACCCTAATGGATTCAGAGTTTAAAAATTCTGTACCGTATTTAGATATAAGGGCATTTGAGAAGAATGAAATTCGACGATATGCAGATATACCATCTTCAAGAATAATTAAGGAGAATCAAATTGGAATTGTGTGGGATGGAGCAAGAAGCGGTTGGGTCACGAAAGGTAAGTATGGTGCCGTTGGATCCACTATTGCTATCCTTGATCCAATCGGAGTAAACGAAAACTATCTTTTAAAGTTTTTAGAATCTAAGTTTGATTTTTTAAATACAAATACCAGAGGTACCGGAATACCTCACGTGGATCCTAAAATACTATGGGATATAGATATTCCTCTTCCTCCTCTTCCCGAACAAAAACGAATAGTAGCCAAACTGGATAAGCTTTTCGAGCAGCTGGATGTCATTAATAATAGTTTAGAAAAAATCCCTGTATTGCTTATGAATTTTCGGCAGCAGGTGCTTACTCTGGCGGTGACCGGGAAGCTGACCAAATCTGAGGTAGAGAAAAAAGAATTAGGCTCTCTGTTAATTGAAGTAAAGTATGGCACTTCCAAGAAATCAAGACCTGATGTAGAAGGAACTCCCGTGTTGAGAATACCCAATATACAAGATGGGGAAATTTATGATGAAGATTTAAAGTATACGAAGTTAGATAAAAAGGAATTTGAAAAAGTTAAGTTACTTCCTGGAGATGTTTTAATTATAAGGTCTAATGGAAGTGTTTCATTAGTAGGTAAATCTGCTATTGTTAGGAAAAAGCACGAAAATTTTTCCTATGCAGGTTATCTGATACGTTTGAGGTGCAAAAATTTTTTAGATCCGGAATTTTTGAATTACTCCCTCCAGAGTAATTTTCTACGAAGCCAAATTGTTAATACTTCACGGTCTACAAGTGGAGTAAATAATATAAATAGTAGCGAGATTAAAAATTTAAAGATTTTGCTTCCTCCTATTGAGGATCAAAAGCTAATTGTTAAAAAAGTACAGGAGCTTTTCTCAAATGTCGATGGCATACAACAGAAATACAATTTATTGAAAAATAAAATAGAAAATCTTCCCCAATCGATTTTGCATAAAGCCTTTAAAGGAGAGTTGGTGCCGCAATTGGAGAATGATGGAGATGCGAGGGAATTGTTGGAGGAGATTGATTTACAGACAAAAAATATTGAAAAGAAAGTTTCTACGCGCCGTAAAGCAATGAAAAATTTCACTAATGAATATGGTGTGACCAACGAAAAACAAAATATAGCTGCTGAGACTGAAAAGAATTACAAAGAATAA
- a CDS encoding type I restriction-modification system subunit M translates to MSSQEIANKLWKLCNVLRDDGVTYHQYLNELTYILFLKLSEVKGFDEHLPEEYHWKSFVNEPDNNEAFLRYRKFLAEISSKTSSDSIKEIYADASTSLRKPVNFDTLVQAIDKIDWYEENERDAMGDIYETLLEKNAGEKKSGAGQYFTPRPLINVMVDLLVPKLGEKWNDPAAGTFGFMISADHYLRTKNDDYYKLSDKERKFQEEEAFSGVELVGDAHRLALMNARLHGMESKIYLADTLTEFGKSLKNFDGVLANPPFGTKKGGERPSRDDFTFPTSNKQLNFLQHIYRSLKKDGKARAAVVLPDNVLFEDGDGQRIRRDLMDKCNVHTILRLPTGIFYAAGVKTNVLFFTRGTTETGNTKNVWFYDMRTNVPNYGKRTPFTEKAFEEFIKAYTGGTGFDEVEEKYDGLISEKKREKIKDERWNKISRETIAKKNDSLDLGLIADSSISNGEDLGEPVEIAEEALAEIQNITKQLNAMIKELS, encoded by the coding sequence ATGAGCTCACAAGAAATAGCAAATAAACTCTGGAAACTTTGTAATGTATTAAGGGATGACGGGGTAACCTATCACCAGTACTTAAATGAATTAACCTATATATTATTTTTAAAATTATCTGAAGTTAAAGGATTCGATGAACATCTTCCGGAAGAATATCACTGGAAAAGTTTTGTAAATGAACCCGATAATAATGAAGCTTTTTTACGCTACCGCAAATTTCTGGCTGAGATAAGTAGTAAAACCAGTAGCGATAGTATCAAAGAAATTTATGCTGATGCTTCCACTAGTTTAAGAAAGCCAGTAAATTTTGACACCCTTGTACAGGCAATTGATAAGATTGACTGGTATGAAGAGAATGAGCGGGATGCTATGGGGGATATTTACGAAACCCTTTTAGAAAAAAATGCCGGCGAGAAAAAAAGTGGAGCAGGACAGTATTTTACTCCACGTCCATTGATTAATGTTATGGTCGATCTGTTGGTTCCAAAATTAGGAGAAAAATGGAACGATCCTGCAGCAGGAACTTTTGGCTTCATGATTTCTGCAGATCACTATTTACGGACAAAAAATGACGATTACTATAAACTTTCCGATAAAGAAAGAAAGTTCCAGGAGGAAGAAGCTTTTAGCGGAGTAGAACTGGTAGGCGATGCCCACCGTCTTGCCTTGATGAATGCCCGACTGCACGGAATGGAAAGTAAAATCTATCTGGCAGATACCTTAACAGAATTTGGAAAAAGCCTTAAGAATTTTGACGGGGTGTTAGCAAACCCCCCATTTGGAACTAAAAAAGGTGGGGAGCGACCTTCGAGGGATGATTTTACTTTTCCCACCAGTAACAAGCAGCTAAACTTTTTACAACATATTTATCGTAGCCTGAAAAAAGATGGGAAAGCCCGGGCAGCAGTCGTGTTGCCTGACAATGTGCTTTTTGAAGATGGAGATGGCCAAAGGATTCGCCGTGATTTAATGGATAAATGTAATGTACATACTATACTAAGATTACCAACAGGGATCTTTTATGCCGCAGGGGTTAAAACCAATGTTCTCTTTTTTACTCGTGGTACTACCGAAACAGGGAACACCAAAAATGTTTGGTTTTACGATATGCGAACTAACGTTCCAAATTACGGAAAACGTACCCCATTTACCGAAAAAGCTTTTGAAGAATTTATAAAGGCTTATACCGGCGGAACTGGTTTTGATGAAGTAGAAGAAAAGTACGACGGGCTAATAAGCGAGAAAAAACGTGAGAAAATTAAGGATGAACGCTGGAATAAAATTTCCCGGGAAACTATAGCTAAAAAGAACGACAGCCTTGATTTAGGTTTAATTGCGGACAGCAGTATTAGCAATGGAGAAGATTTAGGAGAACCTGTAGAAATAGCCGAAGAGGCCCTGGCGGAAATCCAGAATATAACAAAGCAGTTGAATGCCATGATAAAGGAGTTGAGTTGA